A window of Castanea sativa cultivar Marrone di Chiusa Pesio chromosome 1, ASM4071231v1 contains these coding sequences:
- the LOC142627914 gene encoding putative leucine-rich repeat receptor-like serine/threonine-protein kinase At2g24130: MGFCKFSMYNFLYLVIVVLFGVFGDQNSQLMNDKVALLSFMSEIVSDPGNVLENWNSSDVHVCNWARVSCNNASDSVTELILNATWLGGTISPSLANLSSLTVLDLSMNFFEGPIPNELGSLTQLEQLSLSWNFLEGKIPYHLGFLHKMVYLDLGSNKLQGEIPESLFCNGSSSLLYIDLSNNSLSGEIPFKNECGLKDLGTLLLWSNRLVGHLPRALSNSTRLKWLDVESNMLTGELPSEIVREMPKLQILFLSYNDFVSHDGNNNLEPFLASLVNCSDLRELKLAGIMLGGEIPPIIGDLSTNLEKLILGENLIHGFIPPHISNLVNLNLLNLSSNLLNGSIPLELCRMGQLERVYLSNNLLFGEIPLALGYIPHLGLLDLSRNKLSGPIPDSLANLPQLRRLILYQNHLTGIIPPSLGQCVNLEILDLSHNKISGVIPSEVGGWRSLKLYLNLSSNHLYGPLPLELSKMDMVLAIDLSYNNLTGTIPTQLKSCIALESLNLSRNFLEGPLPFSVGQLLYLRALDVSLNQLIGEIPQSLQMSSTLKHVNFSFNKFSGNVSNEGAFSLLTIDSFLGNDGLCGSIEDMPKCSNRHSHLKLILSVFLSLFSILILCISGYYLVQRSRIQSQLAIFNGGDLDLKHPRISYGQLNEATGGFSASSLIGSGLFGHVYKGVLCDNTRIAVKVLDTRTARESPWSFNRECQVLKRTRHRNLIRIITICSRPDFKALVLPLMSNGSLESHLYPSHGLNHGLDLKQLVSICSDVAEGVAYLHHHSPVKVVHCDLKPSNILLDDDLTALVTDFGIARLVKGGDESANVKETISIYSTNGLLCGSVGYIAPEYGLGRSASPKGDVYSFGVLLLEIVTGRRPTEVLIDEGSSLHEWVKSHFPHKLDPIVEHALDRCTPSVMPKEYTKIWRDVILEMIELGLMCTQFTPSTRPTMLDVAHEMGRLKDYLSNPSSLLIKEEPPNIDGV, translated from the exons ATGGGTTTTTGTAAATTTTCCATGTACAATTTCCTATATTTGGtcattgttgttttgtttggtgTCTTTGGTGACCAAAATTCTCAGCTTATGAATGACAAAGTAGCATTGCTTTCTTTCATGTCAGAGATTGTTTCAGACCCTGGAAACGTCCTTGAGAATTGGAACTCTTCGGATGTTCACGTTTGCAACTGGGCAAGAGTGAGCTGCAACAATGCAAGTGACAGCGTCACAGAGCTTATTCTCAATGCAACATGGCTAGGTGGCACTATTTCCCCATCACTAGCCAATCTTTCTTCCTTGACTGTTCTTGATTTGTCAATGAACTTCTTTGAAGGTCCTATTCCAAACGAGTTAGGCTCTCTCACTCAGCTTGAACAACTCAGCTTGTCATGGAACTTTCTTGAAGGGAAAATTCCCTACCACTTGGGATTTCTTCACAAAATGGTATATCTTGATTTGGGAAGTAACAAGCTTCAAGGTGAAATCCCAGAATCACTTTTTTGTAATGGATCTTCATCCTTGCTGTACATAGAtctttctaacaattctttaaGTGGAGAAATCCCCTTTAAGAATGAATGTGGGCTTAAAGATTTGGGGACTCTTTTGCTTTGGTCTAATAGGCTTGTGGGACATCTACCACGAGCCCTTTCAAATTCCACACGACTTAAATGGCTGGACGTGGAGTCTAATATGTTGACTGGGGAGTTACCGTCAGAGATTGTACGTGAAATGCCAAAGTTACAAATACTCTTTTTGTCCTACAATGACTTTGTTAGCCATGATGGTAACAACAACCTAGAACCTTTCCTTGCTTCCTTAGTAAATTGTTCTGACCTCCGAGAACTCAAATTGGCGGGAATTATGCTAGGTGGGGAAATACCTCCCATTATTGGTGATCTTTCTACCAATCTTGAAAAGCTTATTCTTGGTGAGAATCTTATCCATGGATTTATTCCACCTCACATTTCAAACCTTGTGAATCTTAACCTCTTAAACTTGTCGAGTAACTTATTGAATGGTTCAATCCCCCTTGAACTATGTCGAATGGGACAGCTAGAGAGAGTTTACTTGTCTAATAATTTGCTCTTTGGTGAGATCCCACTGGCTCTTGGCTACATTCCCCATCTAGGACTTCTAGACTTATCGAGAAACAAGCTTTCGGGTCCAATTCCAGATAGTCTTGCAAACCTTCCCCAGTTAAGAAGGCTCATTCTTTATCAAAACCATCTCACAGGAATAATACCACCAAGTTTAGGCCAATGTGTCAATTTAGAAATTCTAGACCTCTCTCACAATAAGATTTCAGGGGTGATTCCCAGTGAAGTTGGTGGGTGGAGGAGCTTGAAGTTATACTTGAATTTGTCTAGCAATCACTTATATGGGCCTTTGCCATTAGAGCTTAGTAAAATGGACATGGTGCTAGCTATAGATTTATCCTATAACAATCTCACTGGCACAATTCCAACACAACTCAAAAGCTGCATTGCACTAGAGAGTCTCAACCTTTCACGTAATTTTTTAGAAGGCCCCCTTCCATTTTCAGTAGGGCAATTGCTTTATCTTCGAGCACTTGATGTGTCTTTGAACCAATTGATTGGAGAGATACCGCAATCTCTGCAGATGTCCTCTACTCTCAAGCACGTGAACTTCTCTTTCAACAAATTCTCTGGAAATGTATCTAACGAGGGAGCGTTTTCATTGCTTACCATAGACTCTTTCCTTGGAAATGATGGCCTTTGTGGCtcaatagaagacatgccaaagTGCTCGAATAGACATTCTCATCTTAAGCTTATTTTGTCAGTTTTtctctcattattttccattctCATTTTGTGCATATCTGGGTACTACCTTGTACAAAGGTCAAGAATCCAATCACAATTGGCAATTTTCAATGGAGGGGACTTGGACCTCAAGCACCCTAGAATCTCATATGGGCAACTCAATGAAGCCACCGGTGGGTTTAGTGCTTCAAGCCTAATTGGTTCAGGCCTATTTGGTCATGTCTATAAGGGAGTTCTCTGTGATAATACAAGAATTGCTGTAAAGGTTCTAGATACAAGAACGGCAAGAGAAAGTCCATGGAGCTTTAACAGAGAATGTCAAGTCCTAAAGAGGACAAGGCACAGGAATTTAATAAGGATAATCACAATTTGCAGTAGGCCAGACTTTAAGGCTCTTGTTCTTCCATTGATGTCGAACGGAAGCTTGGAGAGTCATCTCTACCCAAGCCATGGATTGAACCATGGGCTGGATTTGAAACAGCTAGTGAGCATATGCAGTGATGTTGCTGAAGGAGTGGCCTACTTGCACCATCATTCTCCAGTTAAAGTTGTACACTGTGATCTAAAACCGAGCAACATTCTTCTTGATGATGACTTGACAGCTTTGGTAACTGATTTTGGAATTGCAAGACTAGTTAAAGGGGGAGATGAGAGTGCTAATGTGAAGGAAACAATATCCATCTACTCAACAAATGGCTTATTATGCGGGTCTGTTGGCTACATAGCTCCGG AATATGGATTGGGCAGAAGCGCTTCACCTAAGGGTGATGTGTATAGTTTTGGGGTCCTTTTATTGGAAATTGTAACGGGAAGACGCCCTACAGAAGTTCTTATTGATGAAGGCTCAAGCTTGCATGAATGGGTTAAGAGTCACTTCCCCCATAAGCTGGATCCCATAGTTGAACATGCTCTTGATAGGTGCACCCCATCAGTCATGCCAAAAGAATACACCAAAATATGGAGAGATGTGATTCTAGAAATGATTGAGCTTGGCCTCATGTGCACACAGTTCACACCTTCAACTAGACCAACCATGCTGGATGTAGCCCATGAAATGGGACGGTTGAAGGACTATCTCTCTAATCCTTCCTCACTACTAATTAAAGAAGAGCCTCCTAACATTGATGGTGTTTGA